TGCTTTATCTGTTCACTTCCACATACCTAAACTTTCTTTTAAACAAATATGCCCGAACTGTGCCTATTTCTGTTAACAAAGAACACATAAAATTAACTTAGAAACTAGTGTATAAACTACTAGTATCTTTAATTTGTCCTGCTGCTGTTCACGGGAATGTGGTGAAACTCTGAATGGAAATAGCGTGTGTGATCTGCTTAACAACCGGTGGATCTGCCAAGGTGGAATAGTGCCAGAAATCTGCTAACTAAGCATGTTTTTAAGTGAGAAACATCAGAGGACAAAATGGACACCACAAATATCCCACTAGATTTGGTAAAAAGGGAAGGCATGATGTACCTATACTATAAACCATTTAACAATGAATCATTTAGATGTATAGGCTGATCTTTCTAGCCACAGTTCTGCTCCGCAAAGTGTTAATCATTCTTTGACATTTCTTGGTCACCTAGGCATAAATAACGTGCCATAGGTTGAGCTTTGTGGCCCACCTAATTCGTGCATAGCAATATAAGTAGGCTGATATTTATTAGCTGAGGCGTGGACCAAACCATCTAAAAGCTGATATGTGAATCATGTTTGTCTAGTGAATGCTGGGTTACCGTCTGGTGGGTGTGCATGTTGGGCACAATAAGATGGGAGCATGGGACCATACCCTGGAATCTCTGATGGCAACAGGGATATCGATGATCTTCCCCTGATATTGGCTGACCATTAAGTCAGATGACTGCAGCATATCTATGACTGAGCAGAACTTTCGCCTGCATTCTCTGGTAGCCTTGTTCTTCCCAGTTCTCTTTTGCAAAATTCCCAAACTCTGAACATTCTAACCCTCTGTTAAGATATTTTTCAGATAGTCTGACTATCTACCCTCTAAAAACTATCTAGGATGTATTTTTTTGCTTTCCAACTTGTTGGTTGCATGCAAATATCACATGGGTGTTATTCCTTTCAGAAATGACATGATAGACTACCCTGTGAAAAATAGGATAGCTAACAGCCTAACACCAAGGACCAAATCTGGCATTCCTCTATTTTTGGTCCCTATCCCCAGAGGGGAATGCTGACTGATGGCCTGTGAACTTTTGAGGATGCAGTTATGATGTCTGGTTCAGATAACTAGGCTAAACTTTAGGCAACGTCACCTTGGCTAGCCACTAGTTCACAGTCAAGTTTGGATGTTGAGAAATCTtcattcttcttaatataatgatacgcagcgCTCCTACGTGTTCGGGAAAAAAATCGTCAAGAGGAACATCAGGAGGGGAAATCTTGCTCGCTCATTCCTTCTGAAGTTCTCTGTGTTGCTATGTTTCTGAACCTATGGGCTATGGTCACTTTTAGGGCCAGTTCGGTTCCCGGGGATTCACGTCCCGGAACCATTCCAGCTAGGATCACTTATTTCATTTGTATACACCGGACTTCACCGAGAATCATTCCGGAGAGGAATAACTGCAAATGAACGGGCCCTTAAGGTATGATTTGGATGTTTGGTTCAGCTGACTCTGGCAAGACATGTACCCAGTATCAATACAGTCTGGAATTGATTATGGGTGGTTAAGGGGGTACGGCAGAACAGCCAGTAGTTTCAGAAGGTCAGCTTATTAGTTTGGGTTACCCCAAGAAAATATGTAGCCCTCACCTCTCCGCCTTAAAAATACCATGCAAATAGGCATGAAAATTTTCTCAACACATTGGTGTATAGAATGTGACATCATGTAGCATCCTACAAAATTTTCAACTCAAACTCTGAATATACAAGAGAAACCGAAAATACAAATTGGAATTGGAATCTGTTTGGATGCTTGATGCTAGCATACTGCACATCCATGATTTTTCTTCCAGCTTTTCATGACTTATTTATTTGGTGTTTCAAAGATTGGGATAGTTTTTCTTCCAGCTTTTCATGACTTATTTATTATCCTAATAGCGTCTAAGAAGAAGCTGAAATGCTTGGAGGGAAACATATTCTGTTGCCTAGGCCACTTGAGGCGGTGCATGCACTGACCTACTGGCGCTCGGGCTGAGTGCGGCAGCAAACCTGAAACGAAGTGCAGGGCCCTGTTGTCATCCTTCCCGCAATCTCCAGCACTGTGCTCGCCGGAGCCCACCGCCGCTGGCACACCCGTCATTTTCGCCACCGTCGCTGTCCCCTGGCGCGCCCGCGCACACATGCTCCCCGCCCTCCCCGCGACTGGCTCAGTGGCTCGTGCGCACCCCAACCCACTCATCATGCACAAACCGGGTTGAAAAGCCGTGCGTCGTGCGCCGCGTAATCATGTCATCCCGGACGACGTCTGCGGCCTCCATTAGGCCGTTCCAACCCACGGAAGgcagacctggagcagcttcgATGCTTCgctctctccactctccagcaggTGCAGTGCAGCTCACTTTGGTCGTTTCATAACAAGCTCGATTGATCTCGATCGAGCTAGCGGCCCGATGACAGATGCCACTGCCATGTAGTAGTAGCTTAGGTGCAATCTAGCTAGCTAATAGGTCTGATCACCTCCATCATCCCCCGGTGTTTTACTAGTGCCATCCGACGAGGAGAGGATGAGGGTCCGCACGGCCATTCTCCTCCTGCTAATCCTCGTCGTCCTCTTCCTCGCCGCGTCGACGTCGGCGGCCAGGAAGGCCGGCGACATGCGGGGGCGGCAGCGACAGATCCTGCTGCAGGAGAAGGCGACTCTGCTGGCCCTGAAGCAGGGGCTCACGCTGCcgtcggcggcagcggcggccttGGCGGACTGGAACGAGTCCAACGGCAACGTCTGCGGCTTCACCGGCGTCAGGTGCGACTGGCGGCGGGAGCACGTTGTTGGGCTCTCTCTCGCCAACATGGGCATCCGTGGCGCTATTCCACTAGTCATTGGCGAGCTCTCGCACCTCCGGAGCCTCGACGTGTCCAACAACAACGTCTCTGGCCCGGTGCCGACGTCCGTCGGCAACCTCACGCGACTGGAGAGCCTCTTCATGAACAACAACGGTATCTCCGGCGGCATCCCTTCAATCTTCAGCAACCTCTTACCACTCCGGACGAGGCTCCGGCAACTCGACTTCTCCTACAATCACTTCTCCGGTGCCCTTCCGCTGGACCTCGGCAGATTTGGGCAACTCCAAAGCCTTAACGTCTCCGGCAACAGCATCTCCGGCACCGTCCCTCCGTCCATCGGCAACCTGACTCTCCTTAAGTACTTCTACGTGCATGACAACATCATCTCTGGAGAAATACCTCTGGCCATCTGCAACCTAACAAGCCTCAAGGAACTCGAAATGTCCGTCAACCATCTGACGGGGCATATTCCAGCCGAGCTCTCTAACCTCCGGAACATTTTAGCCATTGACCTCGGCAGTAACCAACTCCATGGAGGAATACCACCTTCCCTTTCCGAGCTGACGGCCATGTTCTATCTCGGACTCTGGCAAAACAACCTGTCCGGGAACATCCCACCAGCTATCTTCCTCAACTGCACAGGGTTGGGCCTCGTCGACGTCGGCAATAATAGTCTTTCTGGCGAGATCCCCCGCGCCATCTCGAGCACCACCAAGTGCCAGTTCGTCGTCATCAACCTCTACTCCAACAAGCTCCAAGGGACGCTTCCACGTTGGATCGCCAACTGCACCGATCTGATGACGCTAGATGTGGAGGACAACTTGCTGAACGACGAGCTGCCTACGAGTATCATCTCGGGCAAGAAGAAGTTAATGTACCTGCATTTGTCTATCAACAGTTTCCGGAGCCACGACGGCAACAGCAACTTGGATCCATTCTTCGTCGCGCTGTCGAACTGCACGAGCTTACAGGAGGTGGAGGCCTCCGCCGTGGGGATGGGTGGGCAGCTTCCAAGTCGGCTGGGCTCGCTGCTCCCGATCAGCATTTGGCACCTCAACCTGGACTCGAACGCCATCGAGGGCCCAATCCCGGAGTCTGTCGGGGACGTCATCAACATGACGTGGTTGAACCTGTCGAGCAACTTGCTGAACGGGACGATCCCGACGTCCCTCTGCCGGCTGAAGAGCCTGGAGCGGCTCGCGCTGTCCAACAACTCCCTGACAGGTGAAATTCCAGCGTGCAATGACAGCGCCACGAGCCTCGGCGAGCTGGATCTGTCGGGCAACGTGCTGTCAGGGGCCATCCCCAGCAGCATCGGGAACCTTGCCAAGCTCCGATATCTCTTCCTGCAGGGAAACAAGCTGTCTGGGACCATACCTCCGAGCCTCGGCCGGTATGCCACTCTGTTGGTCATCGACCTCTCCAGCAACAGCTTGACCGGGGTGGTACCAGACGGGATCCCCGGCATCGCCAAGATGACACTATTGACACTGAACCTGTCGCGCAATCAGCTTGGGGGCAAGCTGCCGACTGGCCTCAGCAACATGCAGCAAGTGCAAAAGATCGACCTGTCCTGGAACAACTTCAACGGTGAGATCTTCAGCCTCGGGGACTGCATTGCGTTGACGGTGCTCGACCTGTCACACAACTCGCTTAccggcgacctcccttggaatCTCGGCAAGCTGAAGTACCTCGAGAGCC
Above is a genomic segment from Miscanthus floridulus cultivar M001 chromosome 3, ASM1932011v1, whole genome shotgun sequence containing:
- the LOC136546264 gene encoding putative leucine-rich repeat receptor-like serine/threonine-protein kinase At2g24130, whose amino-acid sequence is MRVRTAILLLLILVVLFLAASTSAARKAGDMRGRQRQILLQEKATLLALKQGLTLPSAAAAALADWNESNGNVCGFTGVRCDWRREHVVGLSLANMGIRGAIPLVIGELSHLRSLDVSNNNVSGPVPTSVGNLTRLESLFMNNNGISGGIPSIFSNLLPLRTRLRQLDFSYNHFSGALPLDLGRFGQLQSLNVSGNSISGTVPPSIGNLTLLKYFYVHDNIISGEIPLAICNLTSLKELEMSVNHLTGHIPAELSNLRNILAIDLGSNQLHGGIPPSLSELTAMFYLGLWQNNLSGNIPPAIFLNCTGLGLVDVGNNSLSGEIPRAISSTTKCQFVVINLYSNKLQGTLPRWIANCTDLMTLDVEDNLLNDELPTSIISGKKKLMYLHLSINSFRSHDGNSNLDPFFVALSNCTSLQEVEASAVGMGGQLPSRLGSLLPISIWHLNLDSNAIEGPIPESVGDVINMTWLNLSSNLLNGTIPTSLCRLKSLERLALSNNSLTGEIPACNDSATSLGELDLSGNVLSGAIPSSIGNLAKLRYLFLQGNKLSGTIPPSLGRYATLLVIDLSSNSLTGVVPDGIPGIAKMTLLTLNLSRNQLGGKLPTGLSNMQQVQKIDLSWNNFNGEIFSLGDCIALTVLDLSHNSLTGDLPWNLGKLKYLESLDVSNNHLSGEIPNSLTNCSMLKYLNLSYNDFWGLVPTTGPFVNFSCLSYLGNRRLSGPVLRRCGGRHRSWYQSRKFLVIMCVCSAVLAFALTILCAVSVRKIRERVAAMREDMFRGRRGGGSSPVMNYKFPRITYRELVEATEEFSEDRLVGTGSYGRVYRGTLRDGTMVAVKVLQLQTGNSTKSFNRECQVLKRIRHRNLMRIVTACSLPDFKALVLPFMANGSLERCLYAGPPAELSLVQRVNICSDIAEGMAYLHHHSPVKVIHCDLKPSNVLINDDMTALVSDFGISRLVMSIGGVANTAADVGASTANMLCGSIGYIPPEYGYGSNPTTKGDVYSFGVLVLEMVTRRKPTDDMFDAGLSLHKWVKTHYHGRADAVVDQALVRMFRDQTPEVRRMSDVAIGELLELGILCTQEQASARPTMMDAADDLDRLKQYLGGDTTATFASSLGFSSTTLEDID